The Methanobacteriaceae archaeon DNA window GTGGCTATTTTCCCATCCAATGTCATAGCTGCGTTTAAAATTACATGAGGCCTCAAATAATCACCTAAAAAATAAATTAAGGAGAATATGAACTAATTATTGTCCAGTTATGTTCTGTAAAGACTGTAGAATTTGTTGGATCTGTTGAATAATTGAGTTAATTTCATTCATAATACTTTGAATAGGATCCAATGTTTTTTTAACTTCATTTGCAGTTTGATTAGTAATATCAGAAGCATTATTCAGTGCTTCATTGGTTTTATTGGTAATGTTATCAATTGTTTTTGTAACTGGTTCCGCGTTTACTGCGCTTAAAAAACTAAACATCAGTAAAATCGTGGCTAAAAATATAATTTTATCTTTCATGATATCAACCTATCTATGTTATAATTAATTTTAAATTTATATACTTACATTCTTCATTTAGCTTTAGAAATATTAAATTTTGTGGTTATAATTCCTGATTTAATGTTTTATAAAAATTAAATAGCTTCTTGATATTTAAAAGATATTTAAAAGAATTATTTAATGTTCTAAAATTAAATAAATTAATAAATCTAAATTATAAACAATAATAATATTAGAGCACAGATTGTATTACAAAAATAGGAAAAAATAGAGGAATAAAATGTCTGAACGGTACCAAAAAGGTTTGAAACAGCTAAAAATAATGAATAAAGATTCTTATAAGATTTTAAAAGAGAGTTTGGATGATACTGCTCCAGATTTAGCTAGATTCATAGCTGAATTTGCCTATGGCGACATTTACACGCGTGAAGGATTGGATCTGAAAACCAGGGAAATAGCAACAATAGCTGCACTTACTGCCATGGCCACAGCACCACTTCAATTAAAAAGCCACATCCATGGTGCGTTGAATGTTGGTTGTAGTAGAGAAGAAATAATAGAAATTATAATTCAAATGGTTGCATATGCTGGGTTTCCCGCAGCAATAAATGGAATTACAGCAGCAAAAGAGGTATTTGAAGAACTAGATGCTAAAAAATAGACATAAAGAGTTAAATAAATTAGGAATTATTGTTTTAACTTATTCTTAATTTAATTCTCAATGAAAAATTAAATTAGTCTATTAAGAATCTAATTTCATTGTAATTCCGTTAATCAAGCAAATTAAATATCAAAAACTTTTTTAGCATTTTTTTCTGTGATATTATCCACTTTTGAAAACTTATTTCCTTTTATCTCTGCAATTTTTTTAACAGCCTCTTCAACAAAGGCCGGCTCATTTTTCTTTCCTTTAAAAGGAGACAAATAAGGACTATCCGTTTCAGTTAGGATGAATTTAAGAGGTATCTCTCTAGCAAGAATTTGATGATGTTGTGAATAACATATCATAGTTGAAAAGGAAGTATAGTAACCTTCTTCTATTATTTTATTTGCAGTTTCTAAACTACCACTATAACAATGAAGAATCACTTCAGGAATCGAGTTATATTTTTTTACTATTTTAAAGGCTTTTTCCTCAGAATCTCGGGCATGCACTATTAAAGGAAGCTCATATTCCTCAGCCAGGCTACAGAACTGATTAAATATTTTTTCTTGTCTATTTCGACCTTCAGAATCTTTAACATGATAATAATCCATTCCCACTTCACCAATAGCCACTGCTTTATCAATATTTTCGTGGAGCTCTTCAATAACTGCTTCCACCACAGATTGATCAGATTTAGAAGAATTAACTGGGTGAAATCCTAATGAAGGGAAAACAAATTTTTTATATTCCTCAGAAAGTTCTAATACTCTCCTATTACCATCTAAAGTTACACCAGAGTTTACAATACAGGTAAGTTTTTTTTGGGCCCGCTTTATAATTTCTGTTCTGTCTTTATTAAAGTCCTTAAAATCAACATGGCAATGTGTATCGATCATAAATTATCTCCTTATTAAATTAATTTGGTGAATTTGACTATTAATCTACTATGGGAATATTGATATCAAATAAACTTTGAAAAATAAAATGAATTTTAATAAATTTAATTAATAAGTTTCAATACTTAATAAAAATGAAGAATTTGAATTAAATTCCATGGCGTCTTTCTCTCTGTTGATAAGATCTTAATGCCCTTAAAAAATCCACTTTTCTAAGTTCAGGCCATAAACTATCACAGAAATAAAGTTCAGAATAAGAGGACTGCCATAACAAGAAACCACTTAATCTTTCTTCACCACTAGTCCTTATAATTAAATTAGGGTCTTCCAGGCCAGCAGTATAAAGATTCTTATTGATTAAATCTTCATCAATATCTTCAGGATTTATTTTTCCGTCTTTAACGTCACGCGCTATTTTTTTAGTCGCATCAATAATTTCCAAACGTCCATCATACCCAATAGCAATATTGACTTGGCGTTTATTATATGCTGCGGTAGAATCTTCTGCCACTTTTATAGCTTGCCGAACATTTTCAGGAAGCAATTCCAGGTTTCCCACGGCTTTTACCCTAACTTCATTTTTATGAATTTTTTTATTGCTGGCAATTCCTTCAAAATTTTCCTGGAAAAGTTTCATAAGGCCTTCTACTTCTTTATCGGACCTATTAAAGTTTTCAGTGGAAAATGCATAGGCTGTGACTATTTCAATGCCTAAATCTACGCACCAGTCCAGTACTTTTTCTAAAGTGCTTACTCCTCTTTTGTGTCCATCAATAACAGGAACATTGCCTTGGATTTTGGAGTATCTGCGATTTCCATCCATGATAATGGCCACGTGTTTAGGCATATTTTCTTCCTTGAGGTTCCGGGAAATATACCATTCGTAAAGTTTATAAACAGGTTTTAATGATGACATTTACCGCTCCTACATTTTTAATTTGGCTAAGTAATGCGCAAAATTTATTGCTCTAATATACCCCTCAACACTTTGTGATCGAGAAGTATCTATAAATATCTGATCTATTCCCAAGGTAATAGCACCATGACTCTCTGCTGAGCCAAGTAAAACCAAGGATCTGAATATTAAATTTCCAGAAATACCATCTGGAGCTAAAATTAGATTACATTTATCATTTATTGCATCTTCTATTAATATGTAGTAATGCTTAACAGAGTATTTATGCTTTATGATTGAAGTTAATTTTTCTCCATCCATAATTGATTTATCTATTTGTGAACTTCTTCCCACATCCTGAGACCTACCACCAGATAAAACACCAATTTTTGGTTCTTTAGCTATTTTTTTTAGAAAATCGCAGGCCTGCTCCACAATAATCATTTTTTCTTCAATATTCTGGCCTTCATCAATTCCCACCGGGGCCAATAGAAAATAATTACTATCCAATTTTATAACAGATGCGCGATTAATTTTTCCATAATTAATTAATTTTTCATCTGCTTCAGATTTTTTTGAAAAATTATTCTCTTCAATTATTTCATTGTTAATTTCTGCTTTATCCGAACTATTTTTAATGTGTTTCATGACTAAAGAAGCACTTAAAGAGCCTCTTACATAAGCATCTGCCTTCTTATCTAAAAATATGGACAATAATTCTTTTTCAGAACTGGTGAAAATAAAATTAATTTCTGGATTTTCGGCCCCTACTTTTTTAGCAGCTTCAATAATGTTCTTATTCCCACCAACACCAATAACAATTGTTTTCATTTTAAATTCCTTTATTAAAGCTCAGTATGGAAATTCGATTAATAAATGTTTTAATTTAGTAAATTTTAAGAATAATGACTCATTAAATCCACTTGATTTTTATTTTATTATTATTTTTCTATAAAAAAATATATTATATATAAACATATATTTATTATAACGTAATCTTATTTATTAACAAGAACATTTATATTGAATTCTAATAAATTAATTTAGTTGAATATTAACATATTATGAATTTTATTAATTAAATGACTTGAAATAACAAAGACTGTTTTTTTGTTAATAATTATTTTAAAATACATGATATTAAACTAAATATTTCAAATACCATTACAAAAAAATAAAAATTATAAAGAAAATTTATTAAAGAAGGTTAAAGTATGGATAAAAAGAGCATTATTATTATAATATTGTTTCTGGCCATTGTTGGACTGTCCGTAAGTGCCTATCAACTTTATGTTTCCACTTCAGAAAATGTAACCCTAGGTGAACATAATGTGCTAGTCTTATGTGCGGATTCCAGTGAAGGCCGGCCAGGAATGGGTGCCGTAGATATGGCATTAATAATTAAATTAAATGATGGGAATATAACCAAAATAACTCAAGTTTACCCTGGAGGAATGATGCACCCTACTGCTCCAGTTCCAGATTATTTAAAAAGTATTGGTGAAACAAAATTACGTTTACACGATTCTTTATGGGATAATGACACAGAAAAAGGTGTTAAACTGGCCCAGGAAATAGTAGAAATTAATACTGGCCAAAAAACAGATGTGGTACTAGTAGTTAAAGTTGAGGCCGTCGATGCCGCTTTAAGATCTATTGGTCCTATATATGTGGAAGGACTTGGTGATGTGAGTGGAAATTCACTTCAGTTAATTAGAGATGAACAGGCAGGCGGTGTTTCTCGTGGAAATGCAGTACAAAAAATGATGACTGCTATATTAAATACCACACAAAATGATAAAAGTAAGTATTTAACCCTGATTAATGTTGGAGTCAATCAATATAGCCAAGGAAATATCTATGTTTATCCTAAAGGCGCATTTGCCCAGTTCTTGATTTCAGAAGGAATTCAAAAAACTCTTTAAATAGAGTTTTTTATTATTTTTTATTATTTTTTATTATTTTTTGATTACTCAATAGAATTTTATTATTAAATTAAAGTAAGATCCATTATTAATATTTTTATTTTGAGACTACTTTTTAATTATTAATAGAAAAATTAATAGGATATAATTTACAAAATAGTATACTATATTAATTTATTAATTACAAGTTTTAACACGATATTTATTTATTGGGTTGAGTCCTCGGGGGGATGATATGGTTTCAAATATGGATTTATTTGAAAGTGGCATTGATAATATGTCAATAGGCGGATATCTTATTTGTGAGAATTGTAATGGTTATTACCAGTTACAGGAAGGCGAATCACCTTCAGAATTTGATTTGTGTGAATGCGGGGGGCATTTAAACTATCAAGAAACTCATAATTTTATTTCTAAAAAGAAAAATGGAACGGATACCACACAATTAGAAGAAGACCAACTTGATTATGAAGAAATTCAAGAAATGGTAATTAATCTGAAGAATAAAGCTGAAAAAAGGAAAAAACAGTTCGAAGAGCTTTCCAAAAAAGTTGAAATCCAGGAAGAGATTTTAAATGAGATTAAAGATGGAAAACTCCCCATGTGGGGAAAAAATCCTAATAAAAATATTAAATCAGTATTTATTCAACCAAAAAACCCTAGAAACAATATTTCTGGAAATAGTGACATTTACCCGTTTGATGAAAAAGACCTTAAAGAAACCATGGAAAAGGAAGAAAAAAAGCTTATGGCCCGTATTCAAGAGAAAAGAACCAGTGTTCGTAACCAAAAGAGTTCATCTAATTCCTTCAAAGAAAACATTTCCCTACTAAAAGTAGCGTCAGTAATAGCAATAATATTACTTATTTTAGCAATATCTCTTTATTTCTTTAAATAAAACCATTTTATATTTAATTTTTAAATTTAGTTTATTATTTGGCCGCTTGAAATTCTAATTCAAATAATGTTAAATAATTAAGTAAAAAAAATAGAATTCAAAAACTATCTTGTAATTTAATAATTTATAAATATAAATAATTAAATCAAAGAATTGATAATTCAAAATACTATTTTTAAAGCAGATTCCATACTATTTAATGTATTTTCAATATCTTCACGAGAATGAGCTTGTGATAAGAAACAGCACTCGAATTGAGATGGTGGTATGAAAATTCCCTTTTTAAGAAGTTCTTGGAAATAAATAGAAAACTTATCAACATCAGAAGTCTTAGCATCATTATAGTTTTTTACCTCAATTTCAGTGAAATAAATCTGGAACATGGATGTTAAACCAACTAACTTCAAATTAAAATCGTTATCTTCTAAAATATCTCTGATTCCGTCCCTTAAAGACTGGCTTTTTTCATTCAAACCAGAATAGAATTTTTTATCAAGTAATTCAAGTGTGTTCAATCCAGCAGTTACTGAAACAGGATTTCCATTGAAAGTTCCTGCTTGATAAACACTCCCGCAAGGTGCTATGAACTCCATTATCTCTTTTTTACCGGCTAAAGCACCCATAGGAAATCCACCACCAATTATTTTCCCCATAGTTACCAAATCTGGAGTAACACCAAAATATTCCTGAGCTCCTCCTTCTGAAAGTCTGAAACCAGTGATAACTTCATCAAAAATAAGCATTATATTATTTTCTTCAGTTATTTCACGTAAAAATTCTAAATATCCTTTCTGAGGTTCAATACAGCCAATATTGGCCATTACTGGTTCTACTATAATAGCTGCTATTTCATCTGCTTCCAATTCAATTAATGCCAAAAGTGCATTCATATCATTGAAGGGAATAGAAAGAGTATTTTTTGTGGTATCCTCTGGTACACCAAGAGAATCAGGTAAACATGCAGCTCCCGAACCTGATTTTACCAGAACATAATCATGAGCACCATGATAAGATCCTTCAAATTTAATAATTTTGTTTTTCCCGGTGAAACCTCGGGCCAGTCTTATGGCACTCATAGTTGCTTCCGTTCCAGAATTTACAAATCTAACCATTTCTGCACAGGGAACTTTATTTATTACTAATTTGGCCAATTCAATTTCTTTCTCGGTAGGAGCGCCGAATGTGGTTCCATTTTTAATTTGCTCGTAAACTGAGTCAATTATATTCTCAGGAGCATGGCCCATTATTAAAGGACCATAACCCAGGCAGTAATCAGTATAAACATTTCCATCAACATCCCATAGTTTTGAACCTTTTCCTTTATCTGCAAAAAATGGATATGGTTTAAATGCTCTGACTGGAGAATCTACGCCCCCCGGCAAGTATTTTTGGGATTCTTTAAATAAATCTTCAGATTTCATTGTTTTTCCTCATTTAATCAAGAATATAAGCTTTATAAAATATTTAAAATAATTTTAAACAAAACTAACCATTATTCCTGGCCAGTTTTACTAATACTAATAAGGGAATTTATAGCAGCTACAGCCACGGGAGTGCCTCCTTTAGGGCCTCTGGTTATTAAACTATCAATATTTGTTTTTAAAAGTGATTCTTTTGAATCAGCAGCACCAACAAAACCAACAGGAACTCCAACAACAGATTTAACATCCATTTCTCCATTTTCAATCAGTTCGATGAGTTTATAAAGAGCAGTAGGTGCATTTCCAACGGCCACAATCCCCTCAAAACCCATATCTGCAGCATATTGCATTGCTGCTGCCGCTCTGGTAATTTCACTTTCTTTGGCCATTTTAATGACATCAGGGTGACTTATAAAACAATTAACATCACCAGAATATTTATTTATACCAACACGAACCATATTGATATCCGTTAAAATATCCAAATCTTCTTTTAACGATTTAACACTTTTAGAAACAAATTCATCCGTTATAATTGTTAAATCCGCGTATTCCACATCAGCCGTGGAATGAACAATTCTCTCTACAATAGATTTTTCTTCAGGGGATAGTGAGGCGGTTTTGTCACCAATTAATGACCTAACTATATCCCGGCTTTTATTGGCAATTTCGTAGCCCTGTTTAGTAGATGCACCCATGAACATGATTATCACTCAATTTTGAGGTATAAATAATATTATTAGTTAAATTTAGATTTTTATTAATGAATAATCAATAAAATTGACAACTCATTAGAATTTTTCTATTAAATATTAATTTATATGCAGACTTATTTAATTATTCTATACATTATTATGTTAGGGATATAATAAATTTTTTTAAAAAAGATAATTTCTAAAATAATAAAATTAAAATTATTAAAATGAATTAACTATAAATCCTTATCAGGTTCATGAAGTTAATTAAATTAGATTAATGAAGTTGCAGCATTTTTACCTGCAGTATAGCCAGTAGAAAAAGCCATTTGCAAATTGTATCCCCCACTTAGGCCGCAAAATTCAATTATTTCACCAGAAAAATACATGCCACTGACTAATTTTGATTCCATGGTTTTTGAATGAATATTCTTATGATATACTCCACCACAGGTTACCATACTACTTTTAAAAGGCATTAATCCAGTTATATAAATTTTTAAGTCCTTAAGATTAATAATTAGTCTATTTTTCTCTTTTTTCGAGATTTTACTGAGTTGTATATTATGATCTATATTTGAATTAGTTAAAAATGGAATTATAAGCTTATTAGGAAGAATTGATTTTAAATAATTTTTTATAATAGTTTTACCATTTTTGGAAAATTCTAAATTAAATTTATCCTTTAATTCATCAACTGATATTTCAGGAATTAAATCTAAAAAGATTTCCATTGGAAAATTATTTAGTCCTATTTTCTCTTTATTGTTCCTTTCATTGTTTTTAATGAAATTTTGCGAATTAATATGAGAGTTAGTTAGTAAAGAAATTTCTCGACTCAAATCCAAAATTCCGGGACCTGATAGGCCAAAGTGAGTAAATAAAATAGTCCCCATATACGAAACTCTTTTTTTAGAACTTTTTCTAAAGCTAAGGCCAATATTTTCAAATTTTAACCCAGATAAATCTTTTATCCATTCCTCTTGAACTTTTAGTGGTGTCAAACCAGGATTCAATTTAGTTAATTTATGGCCTAAATTTTCCGCAAATTTCATTCCATC harbors:
- a CDS encoding carboxymuconolactone decarboxylase family protein, which codes for MSERYQKGLKQLKIMNKDSYKILKESLDDTAPDLARFIAEFAYGDIYTREGLDLKTREIATIAALTAMATAPLQLKSHIHGALNVGCSREEIIEIIIQMVAYAGFPAAINGITAAKEVFEELDAKK
- a CDS encoding TatD family hydrolase, with the protein product MIDTHCHVDFKDFNKDRTEIIKRAQKKLTCIVNSGVTLDGNRRVLELSEEYKKFVFPSLGFHPVNSSKSDQSVVEAVIEELHENIDKAVAIGEVGMDYYHVKDSEGRNRQEKIFNQFCSLAEEYELPLIVHARDSEEKAFKIVKKYNSIPEVILHCYSGSLETANKIIEEGYYTSFSTMICYSQHHQILAREIPLKFILTETDSPYLSPFKGKKNEPAFVEEAVKKIAEIKGNKFSKVDNITEKNAKKVFDI
- the uppS gene encoding polyprenyl diphosphate synthase, whose product is MSSLKPVYKLYEWYISRNLKEENMPKHVAIIMDGNRRYSKIQGNVPVIDGHKRGVSTLEKVLDWCVDLGIEIVTAYAFSTENFNRSDKEVEGLMKLFQENFEGIASNKKIHKNEVRVKAVGNLELLPENVRQAIKVAEDSTAAYNKRQVNIAIGYDGRLEIIDATKKIARDVKDGKINPEDIDEDLINKNLYTAGLEDPNLIIRTSGEERLSGFLLWQSSYSELYFCDSLWPELRKVDFLRALRSYQQRERRHGI
- the mtxX gene encoding methanogenesis marker protein Mmp4/MtxX — translated: MKTIVIGVGGNKNIIEAAKKVGAENPEINFIFTSSEKELLSIFLDKKADAYVRGSLSASLVMKHIKNSSDKAEINNEIIEENNFSKKSEADEKLINYGKINRASVIKLDSNYFLLAPVGIDEGQNIEEKMIIVEQACDFLKKIAKEPKIGVLSGGRSQDVGRSSQIDKSIMDGEKLTSIIKHKYSVKHYYILIEDAINDKCNLILAPDGISGNLIFRSLVLLGSAESHGAITLGIDQIFIDTSRSQSVEGYIRAINFAHYLAKLKM
- a CDS encoding DUF4012 domain-containing protein, which encodes MDKKSIIIIILFLAIVGLSVSAYQLYVSTSENVTLGEHNVLVLCADSSEGRPGMGAVDMALIIKLNDGNITKITQVYPGGMMHPTAPVPDYLKSIGETKLRLHDSLWDNDTEKGVKLAQEIVEINTGQKTDVVLVVKVEAVDAALRSIGPIYVEGLGDVSGNSLQLIRDEQAGGVSRGNAVQKMMTAILNTTQNDKSKYLTLINVGVNQYSQGNIYVYPKGAFAQFLISEGIQKTL
- the hemL gene encoding glutamate-1-semialdehyde 2,1-aminomutase, with the translated sequence MKSEDLFKESQKYLPGGVDSPVRAFKPYPFFADKGKGSKLWDVDGNVYTDYCLGYGPLIMGHAPENIIDSVYEQIKNGTTFGAPTEKEIELAKLVINKVPCAEMVRFVNSGTEATMSAIRLARGFTGKNKIIKFEGSYHGAHDYVLVKSGSGAACLPDSLGVPEDTTKNTLSIPFNDMNALLALIELEADEIAAIIVEPVMANIGCIEPQKGYLEFLREITEENNIMLIFDEVITGFRLSEGGAQEYFGVTPDLVTMGKIIGGGFPMGALAGKKEIMEFIAPCGSVYQAGTFNGNPVSVTAGLNTLELLDKKFYSGLNEKSQSLRDGIRDILEDNDFNLKLVGLTSMFQIYFTEIEVKNYNDAKTSDVDKFSIYFQELLKKGIFIPPSQFECCFLSQAHSREDIENTLNSMESALKIVF
- a CDS encoding cobalt-precorrin-8 methylmutase, producing the protein MFMGASTKQGYEIANKSRDIVRSLIGDKTASLSPEEKSIVERIVHSTADVEYADLTIITDEFVSKSVKSLKEDLDILTDINMVRVGINKYSGDVNCFISHPDVIKMAKESEITRAAAAMQYAADMGFEGIVAVGNAPTALYKLIELIENGEMDVKSVVGVPVGFVGAADSKESLLKTNIDSLITRGPKGGTPVAVAAINSLISISKTGQE
- a CDS encoding NAD(P)/FAD-dependent oxidoreductase, with the translated sequence MKIKNSSIDDSSNGKNGNIISYKIAVIGGGPAGIMAAISAAKMLSKSRSSHNKKINHKSKIKTKKNNEFHDVVLIEKNETLGKKLLLTGGGRCNITNNSDLKTHINAFGKNSSFLKPSLYNFDNKSLLTFFKDKGLDFKVESHGKVYPDDDKSSSVLKLLEEYLQEYNVRLLLGHKVSNIEKNEDYFDISMEKHLKPQKTSNEFQSNINQKNFNRKNSSIKSSKVILATGGLSYPSTGSTGDGMKFAENLGHKLTKLNPGLTPLKVQEEWIKDLSGLKFENIGLSFRKSSKKRVSYMGTILFTHFGLSGPGILDLSREISLLTNSHINSQNFIKNNERNNKEKIGLNNFPMEIFLDLIPEISVDELKDKFNLEFSKNGKTIIKNYLKSILPNKLIIPFLTNSNIDHNIQLSKISKKEKNRLIINLKDLKIYITGLMPFKSSMVTCGGVYHKNIHSKTMESKLVSGMYFSGEIIEFCGLSGGYNLQMAFSTGYTAGKNAATSLI